The Paenibacillus sp. FSL R7-0204 genome includes a region encoding these proteins:
- a CDS encoding ABC transporter substrate-binding protein, which produces MNRKSTKTIFTLLLMSSMLIAGCGGNGNNAANNTTSNNSGTTPDATAAADDTALDTSPATFTFFGADASPNWNKMQDDVGKAITEKTGVTLEAEFDVGSGGGDQKIAMMAASGDVPDIIFAKGSLSTLVDAGLIIDMTDLIDKYGPNLKKVYGENMNRLKYSLDDQSIYQIPTNMGVGQKSFDATGGFEIQHRVLKELGYPKVRTVADFEKVLKDYVKLHPETDGQPTIPLTLNADDWKIMITVTNPAFTTTGAPDDGEYYVDPETFEAKLHYKRAEEKEYFRWLNGMYNQGLLDKDTFVQKDDQYKAKVASGRVLGLISQEWEYSDGENALKAAGKDEYTYGHFPVTLTEEYKDHSFMQTGIDGYGIAITTAAKDPERIIKWLDWMSSDEGQVLRTWGIKDKHYTVDANGKREVLPEIRDGLANDTANTQKTTGIGQYLIFGARYGDGVKDSTDNYYTTSFPEQIVASYSEAEKESLAGYKATTWKDLFPKEDEFPVKETGALYNLPVPTDGKYQVIFKKTQDIVRKRIPEAILSKPADFDKVYDAFLAELDKAGAQDMEKEFTELVKKRVSLWTGKNL; this is translated from the coding sequence ATGAACCGCAAGAGTACCAAGACGATCTTCACGCTCCTGCTGATGAGCTCGATGCTGATCGCCGGTTGTGGAGGCAATGGCAATAATGCAGCCAACAATACGACGTCTAACAACTCAGGAACTACACCAGATGCTACTGCCGCAGCAGATGATACGGCTCTAGATACCTCACCGGCTACGTTCACATTCTTCGGTGCGGATGCCAGCCCGAACTGGAACAAGATGCAGGATGATGTAGGTAAAGCGATTACGGAGAAGACAGGGGTTACCCTTGAAGCTGAATTCGATGTAGGCAGCGGCGGCGGCGACCAGAAGATTGCGATGATGGCGGCGAGCGGCGACGTTCCTGATATTATTTTCGCTAAAGGAAGTCTGAGTACCCTGGTGGATGCGGGACTGATCATTGATATGACGGACCTGATCGACAAATATGGCCCCAACCTCAAGAAAGTCTACGGCGAGAACATGAACCGTCTGAAATACAGTCTGGACGACCAGAGTATTTATCAGATCCCTACGAATATGGGTGTCGGCCAGAAATCCTTCGATGCCACAGGCGGATTTGAAATTCAGCATCGTGTGCTCAAAGAGCTCGGCTATCCAAAGGTGCGGACTGTAGCTGATTTTGAAAAGGTGCTTAAGGATTATGTGAAGCTGCATCCGGAAACCGATGGACAGCCTACCATTCCGCTGACGCTGAATGCCGATGACTGGAAGATTATGATCACTGTGACGAACCCGGCCTTCACTACAACCGGCGCACCGGATGATGGTGAATATTATGTGGACCCTGAGACCTTCGAAGCGAAGCTTCACTACAAACGCGCCGAAGAAAAGGAATATTTCCGCTGGCTGAACGGTATGTACAATCAAGGACTGCTCGATAAGGATACCTTCGTTCAAAAGGATGACCAATACAAAGCGAAAGTGGCCAGCGGCCGTGTACTCGGTCTGATCTCCCAGGAATGGGAATACTCTGACGGTGAGAATGCCCTGAAGGCTGCCGGCAAAGACGAGTATACCTATGGACACTTCCCTGTAACCCTGACCGAAGAGTATAAGGATCATTCCTTCATGCAGACAGGAATCGACGGCTACGGGATTGCAATCACTACGGCTGCCAAAGATCCTGAGCGGATCATCAAATGGCTGGACTGGATGTCCTCCGATGAAGGCCAGGTCCTGAGAACCTGGGGGATTAAAGATAAGCACTATACTGTGGACGCGAATGGCAAACGTGAGGTTCTGCCTGAGATCCGTGACGGCTTAGCCAATGATACAGCGAACACTCAAAAAACAACCGGGATCGGCCAGTACCTGATCTTCGGTGCACGGTATGGCGACGGAGTAAAGGATTCAACAGACAACTACTACACCACAAGTTTCCCTGAACAGATCGTGGCTTCGTACTCAGAAGCTGAGAAGGAATCCCTTGCCGGATATAAGGCGACTACCTGGAAAGACCTGTTCCCGAAAGAGGATGAATTCCCTGTAAAAGAAACAGGTGCCCTGTACAACCTGCCGGTTCCGACAGACGGTAAATATCAGGTCATCTTCAAAAAGACCCAGGATATCGTACGTAAACGTATCCCGGAAGCGATTCTGTCCAAACCGGCTGATTTCGATAAAGTCTATGATGCCTTCCTGGCCGAGCTGGACAAAGCCGGCGCTCAGGATATGGAAAAAGAATTCACTGAGCTTGTGAAGAAGAGAGTATCCCTGTGGACAGGCAAAAATCTGTAA
- a CDS encoding transglutaminase domain-containing protein, translated as MGKRQGSLMKTAVGLMLVFAAIPPATYWGYEHAYAAADSAVVQTTQGMTQKLTGAMSNRRETITFTYQGKTAKLKSEIQTAINQAMGSDPYLYYIIDSYAFSYRGSTRAVHVTVQVEYRETLQQTAYVNKQVKAILQQIITPGMNNHQKVKAIHDWVVLNFEYDHSHRKYTAFEGLQTGSAVCQGYTLLTYKLLLGAGIPNRVVEGTARAADGVTQSHAWNLVLLNGAWYHLDTTWDDPDPSPEGGISTLYYMRTDAQMRLDHTWTKSYPAASTNYAQTLSKLVNQGGQGVEAYKTLQKDLNYWLYEENMVVSSAEQLKELAKQAADAGQQSLLFRYRGSDKLLRQDLQGLYGLGLNNLAFNSSPFENTGDLKVYVTWK; from the coding sequence ATGGGGAAGAGACAGGGATCGCTGATGAAGACAGCGGTTGGACTTATGCTTGTGTTTGCAGCTATACCGCCTGCGACGTACTGGGGATACGAGCATGCGTATGCTGCAGCGGATTCGGCAGTGGTGCAGACCACACAAGGAATGACGCAGAAGCTGACCGGTGCGATGAGTAACCGCAGAGAGACAATTACCTTCACTTATCAGGGCAAGACCGCCAAGCTGAAGAGTGAGATCCAGACAGCGATCAATCAGGCGATGGGGAGCGACCCGTACCTGTATTATATTATTGACAGCTATGCCTTCTCATACCGTGGAAGCACGCGGGCTGTTCATGTGACGGTTCAGGTGGAATACCGGGAGACGCTGCAGCAGACAGCATATGTTAACAAGCAGGTGAAGGCTATTCTGCAGCAGATCATAACACCGGGAATGAACAATCACCAGAAGGTAAAAGCGATCCACGACTGGGTCGTCCTGAATTTTGAATATGATCACTCGCACCGTAAATACACCGCTTTTGAGGGACTTCAGACCGGGAGTGCGGTCTGCCAGGGCTATACGCTGCTAACCTATAAGCTGCTGCTGGGGGCGGGGATTCCGAACAGAGTTGTGGAAGGAACGGCCAGGGCCGCAGACGGTGTGACCCAGTCGCATGCCTGGAATTTGGTGCTTTTGAACGGGGCATGGTATCATCTCGACACCACTTGGGATGACCCGGACCCGAGTCCGGAGGGCGGAATCAGTACGCTCTATTACATGAGGACGGATGCCCAGATGCGGCTTGACCACACTTGGACCAAGTCCTATCCGGCGGCCTCCACCAATTATGCCCAGACCTTGTCTAAGCTGGTCAATCAAGGGGGCCAGGGGGTGGAGGCATACAAGACGCTCCAGAAGGATCTGAATTACTGGCTGTACGAGGAGAATATGGTGGTTTCGTCGGCGGAACAGCTCAAGGAGCTGGCGAAGCAGGCGGCAGACGCCGGACAGCAATCGCTGCTGTTCCGCTATCGCGGAAGCGACAAGCTGCTGAGGCAGGATCTGCAGGGGCTCTACGGGCTGGGACTGAACAACCTGGCCTTCAACAGCTCGCCGTTCGAGAATACAGGAGATCTTAAGGTATATGTGACCTGGAAATAA
- a CDS encoding carbohydrate ABC transporter permease, with translation MGGKAFQMSKGERVFDIFLYIALILIMIVTLYPFLNVLAISFNESTDTVRGGIYIFPRVWTLENYQRIFSYTGLIQGFKISILRTISGTLLGLISASMLAFTLSRPEFRARRFVSVFLALTMYFSGGMVPMYILMKDLNLIGTFWIYILPGMVSAFNVFIIRSFMDGLPFALQESAKLDGANDFMIFYKIILPLCKPVLATIALFLAVGQWNEWFTTYLYNGNKPHLTTLQFELMKVLSSTNQGSGMANANDMARQMAQISPESIKMAITIVVTVPILVVYPFLQKYFVGGMTLGAVKA, from the coding sequence ATGGGTGGCAAAGCATTTCAAATGTCAAAAGGTGAACGTGTCTTCGATATTTTTCTCTACATCGCTCTAATCCTGATTATGATTGTGACGTTATATCCCTTTCTGAACGTGCTGGCGATTTCTTTCAATGAATCTACAGATACGGTCCGGGGCGGCATCTATATCTTCCCGCGGGTCTGGACTCTGGAGAATTACCAGCGGATCTTCAGCTATACGGGGCTGATTCAAGGCTTCAAAATATCGATTCTGCGTACTATTTCCGGTACCCTTCTGGGTCTGATCAGTGCTTCCATGCTGGCCTTTACCCTCAGCCGTCCGGAGTTCAGAGCCAGAAGATTCGTCTCGGTATTCCTGGCCCTGACCATGTACTTCTCCGGCGGTATGGTGCCGATGTACATTCTCATGAAGGACCTGAATCTGATCGGAACGTTCTGGATCTACATCCTGCCGGGTATGGTATCCGCGTTCAACGTCTTCATTATCCGCTCCTTCATGGACGGGCTGCCGTTTGCCCTGCAGGAATCCGCCAAGCTGGACGGCGCGAATGACTTTATGATTTTCTACAAAATCATTCTTCCGCTCTGTAAGCCGGTGCTGGCGACTATCGCCTTATTCCTGGCCGTGGGGCAATGGAATGAGTGGTTCACCACCTATCTCTACAACGGCAACAAGCCGCATCTGACTACGCTGCAGTTCGAGCTGATGAAGGTCCTGTCTTCGACCAATCAGGGCAGCGGCATGGCAAATGCGAATGATATGGCCAGACAGATGGCGCAGATTTCACCGGAGTCGATCAAGATGGCGATTACCATTGTCGTAACGGTGCCGATTCTCGTGGTCTATCCGTTCCTGCAAAAGTATTTTGTCGGCGGTATGACGCTGGGTGCAGTTAAGGCATAG
- a CDS encoding ABC transporter permease: MIVKALTESGVTANESVTPRPPAKRNSGFWKSVLQQKYLYLMSLPFVIWVFIFSYVPIWGWLMAFQNYKPVRSFSEQKWVGLDNFRELFQDERFYLVLRNTLAMSMLGLIFGFVVPILFAVMLNELRGNIFKRSVQTISYLPHFVSWVVVGGIVYKTLAIDGGIVNDLLLWTNVIDEPIQFMAKGKYFWGVLTAADIWKETGWNAIIYLAAITGIDKELYEAAKVDGAGRVKQMFNITLPGIRTTVMVLLIMNIGHLVGIGFEKQFQLQNNMVTDYSEVLDLYALKYGIQIGRFSYGTAISMFTSVVSVILLFTANGLMKKFAKESIM; encoded by the coding sequence ATGATCGTGAAAGCGCTCACTGAAAGCGGTGTTACAGCAAATGAAAGCGTAACCCCCCGCCCACCTGCGAAACGGAATAGTGGATTTTGGAAAAGCGTACTCCAGCAAAAGTACTTATACCTGATGTCCCTTCCATTCGTAATCTGGGTATTTATATTCAGCTATGTGCCCATATGGGGATGGCTAATGGCCTTCCAGAATTATAAGCCGGTCAGGTCGTTCAGCGAGCAGAAATGGGTCGGACTGGACAACTTCCGGGAGCTGTTTCAGGATGAACGCTTCTACCTCGTATTAAGAAATACACTGGCGATGAGCATGCTGGGACTGATCTTCGGCTTCGTGGTTCCTATCCTGTTCGCCGTGATGCTCAACGAGCTGCGCGGGAACATCTTCAAGAGATCGGTTCAGACGATATCATACCTGCCCCACTTTGTATCCTGGGTCGTTGTTGGCGGGATTGTCTACAAGACGCTTGCCATCGATGGAGGGATCGTGAATGATCTGCTGCTCTGGACGAATGTGATTGATGAGCCGATTCAGTTCATGGCCAAAGGGAAATACTTCTGGGGAGTCTTAACGGCTGCTGACATCTGGAAGGAAACGGGCTGGAATGCGATTATCTATCTGGCAGCGATTACAGGCATTGATAAAGAGCTGTATGAAGCGGCCAAAGTGGACGGTGCAGGACGGGTCAAGCAGATGTTCAACATTACGCTGCCGGGTATCCGCACAACGGTGATGGTGCTGCTGATTATGAATATCGGCCATCTGGTCGGCATCGGCTTCGAGAAGCAATTCCAGCTGCAGAACAACATGGTTACCGATTATTCGGAAGTGCTGGATTTGTATGCGCTTAAATACGGGATACAGATTGGACGGTTCTCCTATGGTACCGCGATAAGCATGTTCACCTCGGTAGTCAGTGTCATCCTGCTGTTTACCGCCAACGGTCTAATGAAGAAATTTGCCAAAGAAAGCATTATGTAA
- a CDS encoding glycoside hydrolase family 95 protein, whose product METKQNTSAWKLRYRQPAAVWEEALPLGNGHMGAMVFGGTDKELISLNEDTLWSGFPRDTNNYEALRYLKRTRELIAAGQYGEAEDMVNAHMLGVNAQAYMPLGDLILTQPGTKNCTAYERELDLDSGVARVTYQTEQGSFTREVFISTPDQIGVVHLTSDQPGGIQLELALDSQLQHCVSLGEGNRLVMRGRCPSHIADNTTRIIRWRYSMRRDLELRSSCTCMYR is encoded by the coding sequence ATGGAAACTAAACAAAATACATCCGCATGGAAGCTCAGATACCGTCAGCCCGCAGCGGTCTGGGAAGAAGCGCTGCCGCTGGGGAACGGACATATGGGAGCGATGGTATTCGGCGGTACGGATAAAGAGCTGATTTCGCTGAATGAGGATACCTTATGGTCCGGGTTCCCCCGGGATACCAATAATTACGAAGCGCTCAGGTATTTGAAAAGAACCCGGGAGCTAATCGCTGCAGGCCAGTATGGGGAGGCCGAGGATATGGTGAATGCCCATATGCTTGGGGTCAACGCCCAGGCCTATATGCCGCTCGGGGACCTGATTCTTACGCAGCCGGGCACAAAGAATTGTACGGCCTATGAAAGAGAGCTGGATCTGGATAGCGGAGTTGCCAGAGTGACCTATCAGACGGAGCAGGGCAGCTTCACCCGTGAGGTGTTCATCAGCACACCAGACCAGATCGGTGTCGTGCATCTGACAAGCGATCAGCCCGGAGGAATTCAGCTTGAGCTGGCACTGGACAGCCAATTACAGCATTGCGTTAGTCTAGGGGAGGGGAACCGGCTGGTAATGCGGGGACGCTGCCCCTCGCATATTGCCGACAATACTACCAGGATCATCCGCTGGCGGTACTCTATGAGGAGGGACTTGGAGTTGCGTTCGAGCTGCACCTGCATGTACAGGTAA
- a CDS encoding DUF3889 domain-containing protein, protein MKKIWTVALLTLALILSNPVNPSSAAPDYARWGTLAVKETQQKYNAEIIDYKHIGRTQIKPKLTEEKFKLLVRSKAGREFGVFVMVRFNPSTNKLQTIQFLETNA, encoded by the coding sequence ATGAAAAAAATATGGACAGTAGCCTTGCTGACGTTAGCCCTGATCCTGAGCAACCCGGTAAACCCCAGCTCCGCTGCACCTGACTATGCCCGGTGGGGAACCCTGGCCGTGAAAGAGACGCAGCAGAAATACAACGCCGAAATCATCGATTACAAGCACATCGGCCGGACCCAGATCAAGCCGAAGCTTACAGAAGAGAAGTTCAAGCTGCTGGTCCGCAGCAAGGCGGGCCGGGAATTCGGCGTATTCGTGATGGTCCGCTTCAACCCTTCAACAAACAAGCTTCAGACCATTCAATTCCTGGAGACCAATGCCTGA
- a CDS encoding cache domain-containing sensor histidine kinase — MVNNMKLKYKLIFFYIVVVMIPVLIAGIILTNYFREGALNRAIDQATNNVEKIKSQLYSKLRVPTDISNLLYFDEDLERLVNTHYPSILELTKAYLNYTDLKEYVLRYREISNIRFFIDNPTLVDDMSIAPVTPEIRTRNWYTQAMQNNQIYWMYIHDKDPYINSPKGTINKLSLIRQVPYPEYSKSGVLMVQVNQNELNQMLHQEPFETIIIDEQGYIVSAKNPQLVGSTVDAFDIGIDVQAQSKGVFTTQVKDKDSYVIIDEMIPELSVSKLKIISVFETKSILSDANKVSQLGLLIVIGVLLVALVLVYTISLLTSNRLLRLSRQLNQVALGNLNVVSHIDGTDEIGQLSRQFNYMVASINQLITQVIESNEKNSTLEIAQREIKLKMMASQIHPHFLFNALESIRMNAHLRGEKEIANIVRLLGKLMRKNLEVGRERAPIKEEVEMIRSYLEIQKFRYEDRLEYEIAFDPAAAEVMIPPLIIQPLVENSVVHGLENKEGTVHVSIAVTLMENQEIQVIVLDDGIGMKEGRLSEIMEVITKAEEEEQGRIGLRNVQQRLTLYYGAEHGLNISSREGEGTRITFSIPKGQ, encoded by the coding sequence ATGGTCAATAATATGAAGCTGAAATACAAGCTGATCTTCTTTTATATCGTAGTGGTGATGATTCCCGTGCTGATTGCAGGGATTATTCTGACGAATTATTTTCGGGAGGGAGCCTTGAACAGAGCGATAGATCAGGCCACCAACAACGTGGAAAAGATCAAAAGCCAGTTGTACAGCAAGCTGCGGGTTCCTACAGATATTTCGAATCTGCTCTATTTCGATGAGGATCTGGAGCGGCTGGTCAATACACATTATCCGAGTATCCTGGAGCTGACCAAGGCTTACTTGAACTATACCGACCTCAAGGAATATGTGCTGCGGTACCGGGAAATCTCCAATATCCGCTTTTTCATCGACAATCCCACACTTGTAGACGATATGTCTATCGCACCGGTAACGCCGGAGATCCGTACGAGAAACTGGTACACACAGGCTATGCAGAACAATCAGATCTACTGGATGTATATCCACGACAAGGACCCTTATATCAACAGCCCCAAAGGAACCATCAACAAACTGAGTCTGATCCGACAGGTGCCCTACCCTGAATACAGCAAGTCGGGAGTCCTGATGGTGCAGGTAAACCAGAATGAGCTGAACCAGATGCTGCATCAGGAGCCGTTCGAGACCATCATTATCGATGAGCAGGGCTATATTGTATCCGCCAAAAATCCGCAGCTGGTGGGCAGTACAGTGGATGCTTTTGACATAGGGATTGATGTGCAGGCGCAGTCCAAAGGCGTGTTCACGACCCAGGTGAAGGACAAGGATTCCTACGTCATCATCGATGAGATGATCCCTGAGCTGAGTGTCAGCAAGCTGAAGATTATCTCGGTATTTGAGACCAAAAGCATTCTGAGCGATGCCAACAAGGTGAGTCAGCTGGGCCTGCTTATCGTAATCGGGGTGCTGCTGGTTGCGCTTGTACTGGTCTATACTATCTCGCTGCTGACGAGCAACCGCCTGCTGCGGCTGAGCCGCCAGCTTAATCAAGTGGCCCTCGGGAATCTGAATGTGGTCTCCCACATTGACGGAACAGACGAGATCGGCCAGCTGTCGCGCCAGTTCAACTACATGGTAGCCAGCATCAACCAGCTGATTACCCAGGTGATAGAGAGCAATGAGAAGAACAGCACGCTGGAGATCGCCCAGCGGGAGATTAAGCTGAAGATGATGGCCAGCCAGATTCATCCGCATTTTCTGTTCAACGCACTGGAGTCGATCCGTATGAACGCCCATCTGCGGGGAGAGAAGGAGATCGCCAATATTGTCCGGCTGCTGGGCAAGCTGATGCGCAAGAATCTGGAAGTAGGCCGGGAGAGAGCGCCGATCAAGGAAGAGGTTGAGATGATCCGCTCCTATCTGGAGATACAGAAGTTCAGGTATGAGGACAGGCTGGAATATGAGATTGCCTTCGATCCAGCCGCCGCTGAGGTGATGATTCCGCCGCTGATTATCCAGCCGCTGGTGGAGAATTCGGTCGTTCATGGTCTGGAGAACAAGGAAGGCACGGTGCATGTCAGCATCGCTGTTACCCTCATGGAGAATCAGGAGATTCAGGTGATTGTATTGGATGACGGGATCGGCATGAAGGAAGGAAGGCTGTCCGAGATTATGGAGGTCATCACCAAGGCAGAGGAAGAAGAGCAGGGCCGGATCGGGCTGCGCAATGTGCAGCAGAGACTGACTCTGTATTACGGAGCGGAGCACGGGCTGAACATCTCAAGCCGGGAAGGAGAGGGGACCCGGATTACATTTTCAATCCCGAAGGGACAGTGA
- a CDS encoding glycosyl hydrolase family 95 catalytic domain-containing protein has protein sequence MLLLLAAGTDYEEVRSRASHRTAPAAQHLEAVVSPAELCASRLSAAAGKTYEELFARHVADHQAIFRRMDLDLGGHEADERPTDERLAAYQQGAEDPALEALLFQYGRYLLMGSSRAGTQAANLQGIWNAHVQPPWNSNYTININTQMNYWLAEVCNLSECHEPLLELIKELSETGARTAAIHYGARGWVAHHNVDLWRASTPSGGDASWAFWPMGGVWLCRHLWEHYEFNPDMKVLAETAYPLLKGAALFCLDWLVEGPEGRLVTSPSTSPENRFITEDGRACSISMGSAMDMSLIAELMQHCMEAGRILGVDSELQEELEQTLARLSPLKISKDGRVQEWLYDFAEAEPGHRHVSHLYSLYPGSRINRRDTPELLEASRITLEQRVASGGGHTGWSCAWLINLYARLADGDAAYGYVRTLLTRSVYPNLFDAHPPFQIDGNFGVAAGIAEMLLQSHLGELTLLPALPGAWKNGHIRGLKARGGYEVDLEWAAGVLVFARITARFDGTLRLGYTQELKLQLADGRRQALNGVLQVTAGGVYSVGV, from the coding sequence GTGCTGCTGCTGCTGGCTGCCGGAACGGACTATGAGGAGGTGCGGTCCAGAGCAAGCCATAGGACTGCTCCGGCTGCTCAGCATTTGGAAGCAGTGGTAAGCCCGGCGGAGCTGTGCGCGAGCAGGTTAAGCGCTGCAGCCGGTAAGACTTATGAGGAGCTGTTCGCACGCCACGTGGCAGATCATCAGGCGATCTTCCGCCGGATGGATCTGGATCTTGGCGGTCACGAGGCGGATGAGCGGCCCACCGATGAACGTCTGGCCGCATATCAGCAGGGGGCAGAAGACCCGGCGCTGGAGGCCCTATTGTTCCAATATGGCCGCTATCTGCTGATGGGCAGCTCACGTGCCGGAACCCAGGCAGCGAATCTGCAGGGAATATGGAATGCCCATGTTCAGCCGCCATGGAACAGCAATTACACAATCAATATCAACACGCAGATGAACTATTGGCTGGCGGAGGTCTGCAATCTTAGCGAATGCCATGAGCCGCTCCTTGAGCTGATTAAGGAGCTTAGTGAGACCGGTGCCAGAACGGCTGCTATTCATTACGGGGCGCGCGGCTGGGTAGCCCATCATAATGTGGATCTGTGGAGGGCTTCCACACCGTCCGGCGGAGATGCCAGCTGGGCCTTCTGGCCAATGGGCGGCGTGTGGCTATGCCGCCACCTGTGGGAGCATTACGAATTCAACCCGGATATGAAGGTTTTGGCTGAGACCGCTTATCCGCTATTGAAGGGAGCTGCCCTCTTCTGCCTGGATTGGCTGGTGGAAGGACCGGAGGGCCGGCTGGTTACCAGTCCGTCTACTTCGCCGGAGAACCGGTTCATCACGGAGGACGGCAGAGCGTGCAGTATATCTATGGGTTCGGCTATGGATATGAGCCTGATCGCTGAGTTGATGCAGCACTGCATGGAGGCTGGGCGCATTCTCGGCGTGGATTCTGAGCTTCAGGAGGAGCTGGAGCAGACACTTGCCCGTCTATCTCCGCTGAAGATCAGCAAGGACGGAAGGGTGCAGGAATGGCTATATGACTTCGCCGAAGCGGAGCCGGGGCACCGCCATGTCTCCCATCTGTACAGCCTGTATCCGGGCAGCCGGATTAACAGGCGGGACACGCCGGAGCTGCTGGAAGCCAGCCGCATCACGCTGGAGCAGCGGGTTGCTTCCGGCGGGGGGCATACCGGCTGGAGCTGTGCTTGGCTGATCAACCTCTATGCCCGGCTCGCAGACGGCGATGCGGCTTACGGCTATGTGCGCACGCTGCTAACCCGCTCCGTCTACCCCAACCTGTTCGATGCCCATCCGCCGTTTCAGATTGACGGTAATTTCGGTGTGGCCGCCGGCATCGCAGAGATGCTGTTGCAGAGTCATTTGGGCGAGCTTACGCTGCTTCCGGCACTTCCGGGAGCCTGGAAGAACGGCCATATCCGCGGTCTGAAGGCGCGCGGAGGGTATGAAGTGGACCTGGAATGGGCCGCCGGAGTTCTGGTATTCGCGCGGATTACAGCCCGGTTCGATGGAACGCTGCGCCTCGGCTATACGCAAGAGCTGAAGCTGCAGCTAGCAGACGGCCGCCGCCAGGCGCTGAATGGTGTGCTTCAGGTTACGGCTGGCGGGGTTTACTCGGTGGGGGTGTGA
- a CDS encoding response regulator transcription factor, with the protein MIKVLIVDDEPKLREGMRTLIPWEEEGYTVVATAANGYEALDKFRELKPGLVMADIRMPGMTGLELIAELRKESPGCHVLILSGYADFEYAKQAISYHIDGYLLKPVDEEELISYLQELREKISLEERINEWQALEPARTTEVLVRELLQSNSKEAAAELGLTDSSCEVVLLELKGLNKGEDAREDAVKRLMERHWQEQEGDGFFFTLPPYMGILLKEPLRDERARAALWQELHHLISKEGLEFVAAAGGAAVRPQEAGESFGAARARLDDAFFGQRNTLLCGMPDLWEEPAQGAMEPEEEPDPERDIEVQLLLAVEAGSSEVARELTLQIIRQLVHTQRDETYIKDQLLRIVSSTIARLEAASPELRPLIAGQASPMGEVYSSRYLHDAERLVAGYMEQLSRLTGSGSGRGDEIKRITDLIQRRYKENLKLGTLAEIFNYNSAYLGKMFKNQVGEHFNTYLDKVRIEKAKQLLTQGMKVYEVAEQVGYMNSDYFNAKFRKYVGVSPSAYRKEN; encoded by the coding sequence TTGATCAAAGTACTGATTGTGGATGATGAGCCCAAGCTGAGGGAAGGGATGCGCACCTTGATTCCCTGGGAGGAAGAGGGGTATACCGTGGTGGCGACAGCGGCTAACGGTTATGAAGCGCTGGACAAATTCCGTGAGCTGAAACCTGGACTTGTGATGGCGGATATCCGTATGCCGGGAATGACCGGACTGGAATTGATCGCTGAGCTGCGCAAGGAAAGTCCGGGCTGCCATGTGCTGATTCTGAGCGGCTATGCCGATTTTGAATATGCGAAGCAGGCCATCTCCTATCATATTGACGGATACTTGCTTAAGCCGGTGGATGAGGAGGAGCTGATCAGCTATCTGCAGGAGCTGCGGGAGAAGATCAGCCTGGAGGAACGGATCAACGAATGGCAGGCGCTGGAGCCGGCAAGAACCACCGAGGTGCTGGTGCGGGAGCTGCTGCAGTCGAATTCGAAGGAAGCCGCAGCTGAACTGGGCCTCACGGACAGCAGCTGCGAAGTGGTGCTGCTGGAATTGAAAGGGCTTAACAAGGGTGAGGATGCCCGCGAGGATGCAGTGAAGCGGCTGATGGAGCGGCATTGGCAGGAGCAGGAGGGGGACGGCTTCTTCTTCACCCTCCCCCCATACATGGGAATTCTGCTGAAGGAGCCGCTCCGGGATGAACGCGCCCGGGCGGCGCTCTGGCAGGAGCTGCACCATCTGATCTCGAAGGAGGGGCTGGAGTTCGTGGCCGCAGCGGGCGGAGCAGCTGTCCGGCCGCAGGAGGCAGGAGAGTCCTTCGGGGCCGCACGCGCCCGTCTGGACGATGCCTTCTTCGGGCAGAGGAATACTCTCCTTTGCGGAATGCCGGATCTGTGGGAGGAGCCTGCACAAGGCGCGATGGAACCGGAGGAGGAGCCGGACCCCGAGCGTGATATTGAGGTGCAGCTGTTACTGGCAGTGGAGGCTGGCAGCAGCGAGGTAGCCAGGGAGCTTACGCTGCAGATTATCCGCCAGCTTGTGCATACCCAGCGGGACGAGACTTATATCAAGGACCAGCTGCTGCGGATTGTCAGCAGTACGATTGCCCGGCTGGAGGCGGCAAGTCCTGAGCTGCGCCCGCTGATTGCCGGACAAGCCTCGCCGATGGGCGAGGTCTACAGCAGCAGATATCTGCATGATGCAGAGCGGCTGGTGGCGGGGTACATGGAGCAGCTTTCCCGGCTGACGGGTAGCGGAAGCGGACGCGGCGATGAGATTAAGCGGATTACAGATCTGATCCAGCGCCGGTATAAGGAGAATTTGAAGCTGGGCACACTTGCGGAGATTTTTAACTACAATAGTGCCTATTTGGGTAAAATGTTCAAAAACCAGGTGGGCGAGCACTTCAACACGTATCTGGATAAGGTACGGATTGAGAAGGCCAAGCAGCTGCTGACCCAGGGCATGAAGGTCTATGAGGTGGCTGAGCAGGTTGGATACATGAACTCCGATTACTTCAATGCCAAATTCCGCAAATATGTCGGCGTCTCCCCAAGCGCATACCGCAAGGAGAACTGA